In Halorussus limi, a genomic segment contains:
- a CDS encoding 5-(carboxyamino)imidazole ribonucleotide synthase, protein MSAQMTDTETLGVVGGGQLGRMLAEAAAPLGVEVVVLDPTPECPASPVARDQIVGDFDDEDGVQELAARADYLTYEIELADPDLLEAVGDEYDVPVNPDPETLRTIQDKLVQNRALRDAGVPVPEFRQVDDREDLEAAVEAFGYPVMLKAREGGYDGRGNVPITDESDVDEALSAVEGGAVVEEFVDFEREVSIIGVKGTDGETATFPLGENVHREEILRETVVPARSGEAVAERARDVAEDVLEMLSGRGVYGIELFETSEARSASNASGDEPRASEGEILVNEIAPRPHNSGHYTIEGALTSQFEQHARAVTGRPLGATDLRCPVVSANVLGDVDERRRAEPSGDDAILSYPGASLHWYGKHEVYPLRKMGHFTLVQRDGESTDELLDAASDLREEVTFQ, encoded by the coding sequence ATCTCCGCCCAGATGACCGACACAGAGACGCTCGGCGTCGTCGGCGGGGGACAGCTCGGTCGGATGCTGGCGGAGGCGGCCGCGCCGCTCGGAGTCGAGGTGGTCGTCCTCGACCCCACGCCCGAGTGCCCGGCCTCACCGGTCGCTCGCGACCAAATCGTCGGCGACTTCGACGACGAGGACGGCGTTCAGGAGTTGGCCGCGCGCGCGGACTACTTGACCTACGAAATCGAGTTGGCCGACCCCGACCTGCTGGAGGCGGTCGGAGACGAGTACGACGTGCCCGTCAACCCCGACCCCGAGACGCTCCGGACGATTCAGGATAAGTTAGTGCAGAACCGCGCCCTGCGGGACGCCGGGGTTCCGGTGCCCGAGTTCCGACAGGTCGACGACCGCGAGGACCTGGAGGCCGCGGTCGAGGCGTTCGGCTACCCCGTCATGCTCAAGGCCCGCGAGGGCGGCTACGACGGCCGAGGTAACGTCCCCATAACCGACGAGAGCGACGTGGACGAGGCGCTGTCGGCGGTCGAGGGCGGCGCGGTGGTCGAGGAGTTCGTCGACTTCGAGCGCGAGGTGTCGATTATCGGTGTAAAGGGGACGGACGGCGAAACTGCGACGTTCCCGCTCGGCGAGAACGTCCACCGCGAGGAGATTCTGCGCGAGACGGTCGTTCCGGCCCGGAGCGGCGAGGCGGTCGCCGAACGCGCCCGCGACGTGGCCGAGGACGTACTGGAGATGCTGTCGGGACGGGGCGTCTACGGCATCGAACTGTTCGAGACGAGCGAGGCGCGGAGCGCCTCGAACGCAAGCGGTGACGAACCGCGAGCAAGCGAGGGCGAGATTCTGGTCAACGAAATCGCTCCCCGGCCCCACAACTCGGGTCACTACACCATCGAGGGCGCGCTGACCTCTCAGTTCGAGCAACACGCCCGCGCCGTGACGGGGCGACCGCTCGGCGCGACCGACCTCCGGTGTCCGGTGGTGTCGGCCAACGTTCTGGGCGACGTGGACGAACGCCGGCGGGCCGAGCCTTCGGGCGACGACGCGATTCTGAGCTATCCGGGCGCGAGTCTCCACTGGTACGGCAAACACGAGGTGTATCCCCTCCGGAAGATGGGCCACTTCACGCTCGTTCAGCGAGACGGCGAATCGACCGACGAACTGCTCGACGCGGCGAGCGACCTGCGCGAGGAGGTGACGTTCCAATGA
- the purE gene encoding 5-(carboxyamino)imidazole ribonucleotide mutase, which yields MSDSELRRLIDDLRAEAQRDRDPEETPEIGVVMGSDSDLDVMAGSEDGRPGAYDALTELGFEEVTDYDDPPEARFTFETYVVSAHRTPELMYAYAETAEERGLDVIIAGAGGKSADLPNMTASLAYPLPVVGVPVQEKSLPSVVGMPTGAPIVAVDAGKSFNAALSAVQMLSRQHDELRDRLVEYHDDLQEGVAEVSRRLHEEGTPGFRDSRE from the coding sequence ATGAGCGACAGCGAACTTCGGCGACTCATCGACGACCTGCGAGCGGAGGCACAGCGAGACAGAGACCCCGAGGAGACGCCGGAAATCGGCGTCGTGATGGGGAGCGACTCGGACCTCGACGTGATGGCGGGGTCGGAAGACGGACGACCCGGGGCCTACGACGCACTAACCGAACTGGGATTCGAGGAAGTGACCGACTACGACGACCCGCCCGAGGCGCGGTTCACCTTCGAGACGTACGTGGTGTCGGCCCACCGCACGCCCGAACTGATGTACGCCTACGCCGAGACGGCCGAAGAGCGCGGACTGGACGTGATTATCGCGGGCGCCGGCGGCAAGTCCGCCGACCTGCCGAACATGACCGCCTCGCTGGCGTACCCGCTTCCGGTAGTCGGCGTGCCGGTCCAAGAGAAGTCGCTTCCCTCCGTGGTCGGGATGCCGACCGGCGCACCCATCGTCGCGGTGGACGCGGGCAAGTCGTTCAACGCGGCGCTGTCGGCCGTCCAGATGCTCTCGCGCCAACACGACGAGTTGCGCGACCGACTGGTCGAGTACCACGACGACTTGCAGGAGGGCGTCGCGGAGGTGTCGCGACGACTTCACGAGGAGGGAACGCCGGGCTTCCGCGATTCCAGAGAGTGA
- a CDS encoding NADH-quinone oxidoreductase subunit A, giving the protein MNPWIAIGALALVGLLIPLGMMAVSSLLRPTVPEKGKTATYESGEVPTGGTRVRFNIQYYMVALLFVVFDIETVLIFPWTVIYRSAVSMEGVGLTKALAPMLLFIAVLVIGLGWAWRNGAVRWVRNPDRSQRSVERQ; this is encoded by the coding sequence ATGAATCCATGGATAGCTATTGGCGCGTTAGCGCTGGTGGGGCTGTTGATACCGCTCGGGATGATGGCGGTCTCCAGCCTGCTCCGGCCGACCGTGCCCGAGAAAGGTAAAACCGCCACCTACGAGAGCGGCGAGGTGCCGACGGGCGGCACGCGAGTCCGATTCAACATACAGTACTACATGGTCGCGCTGCTGTTCGTCGTCTTCGACATCGAGACCGTCCTCATCTTCCCTTGGACGGTCATCTACAGGAGCGCGGTCTCGATGGAGGGCGTCGGGCTGACGAAGGCGCTGGCCCCGATGCTGCTGTTCATCGCCGTTCTCGTCATCGGTCTCGGCTGGGCGTGGCGTAACGGTGCCGTACGGTGGGTACGCAATCCCGACCGTTCGCAACGGAGCGTGGAACGACAATGA
- a CDS encoding NADH-quinone oxidoreductase subunit B, with protein sequence MSNEPRETIHGSTDPQTKTREARMEGVDNRFNSKLREAFGSTPFILTKFDKFMNWVRGSSMFMLQFGIACCSIEMMHTYAVKHDLDRFGSGVPRASPRQADVMIVPGTIVSKFAPRMKRVYDQMPEPKFVVNMGSCAISGGPFQEGYNVIKGAEEVIPVDIHVPGCPPRPEALIYGVVKMQERIANGETTPVTVKPYELEQFGDLEQDELIDKLADDIDEDTLVMRYNWADSP encoded by the coding sequence ATGAGCAACGAACCACGGGAAACGATTCACGGTAGCACAGATCCGCAGACGAAGACCCGCGAAGCCCGGATGGAGGGCGTGGACAACCGGTTCAACTCGAAGCTTCGAGAGGCGTTCGGCTCCACGCCGTTCATCCTCACCAAGTTCGACAAGTTCATGAACTGGGTCCGGGGGTCGTCGATGTTCATGCTGCAGTTCGGTATCGCCTGCTGCAGCATCGAGATGATGCACACCTACGCGGTCAAGCACGACCTCGACCGATTCGGGTCGGGCGTGCCGCGCGCGTCGCCGCGACAGGCCGACGTGATGATCGTGCCGGGGACCATCGTCTCGAAGTTCGCCCCCCGGATGAAGCGCGTCTACGACCAGATGCCCGAGCCCAAGTTCGTCGTGAACATGGGGTCGTGTGCCATATCCGGCGGTCCGTTCCAGGAGGGCTACAACGTCATCAAGGGCGCCGAGGAGGTCATTCCGGTGGACATCCACGTCCCCGGCTGTCCGCCCCGGCCCGAGGCGCTCATCTACGGCGTCGTGAAGATGCAGGAGCGCATCGCCAACGGCGAGACGACTCCGGTGACGGTCAAGCCCTACGAACTGGAGCAGTTCGGCGACCTCGAACAGGACGAACTCATCGACAAGCTCGCAGACGACATCGACGAGGACACCCTCGTCATGCGCTACAACTGGGCTGATTCACCATGA
- a CDS encoding NADH-quinone oxidoreductase subunit D has product MSSQEKAPEGELPQVEGVDYDAIEDLLGDRVLGRETHLNAEGFVVRPDEVEETLELLRDEAGFDHLSMLTAQDYADRYESIYHLTKYDDRTQEVSVVVPTDPENPTSESAASVYKTAEWHEREAYDLVGIDYENHPDLRRILLPETWQGHPLSSDYDQDKPQVVTLKEHVNPLANSTDETTESDTMFLNIGPHHPATHGVLHVKAVLDGEQVADVEPDIGYLHRCEEQMCQQGTYRHQIMPYPDRWDYSSAGLLNEWAYARVAEDLNDIEVPEYAQVIRTMSAELCRIAAHMLALGTFCLDIYGDFTAIFMYAMRDREKVQNILEDLTGQRMMFNYFRLGGVVWDLPEPREEFFGKIRDFIDDLPETLEEYHDLITGNEIFQTRTIDTGVLEPETAKQYGCTGPVARGSGIDYDLRRDDPYGYYDELDWDVVTEDGCDNFARLLVRMREVEESAKIISQCVDILEDWPEDERNIQANVPRTLKPDPDTEVYRAVEGAKGELGIYIRSDGTDKPGRFKIRSPCFNNLHSLEAMAEGEYVPDLVAALGSLDVILGEVDR; this is encoded by the coding sequence ATGAGTTCTCAAGAGAAAGCACCCGAGGGTGAGCTTCCACAGGTCGAAGGCGTCGACTACGACGCCATCGAGGACCTGCTCGGCGACCGCGTCCTCGGACGTGAGACCCACCTCAACGCCGAGGGATTCGTCGTCCGGCCGGACGAGGTCGAGGAGACGCTCGAACTCCTCCGCGACGAGGCCGGGTTCGACCACCTCTCGATGCTCACCGCCCAGGACTACGCCGACCGCTACGAGAGCATCTATCACCTGACGAAGTACGACGACCGGACCCAAGAGGTCAGCGTGGTCGTCCCCACCGACCCGGAGAACCCGACCAGCGAGTCGGCGGCGTCGGTGTACAAGACGGCGGAGTGGCACGAGCGTGAGGCCTACGACTTGGTGGGTATCGACTACGAGAACCACCCGGACCTCCGGCGCATCCTCCTGCCCGAGACGTGGCAGGGCCACCCGCTGAGTTCCGACTACGACCAGGACAAGCCCCAGGTCGTCACGCTGAAAGAGCACGTCAATCCGCTGGCGAACAGTACGGACGAGACGACCGAGTCGGACACGATGTTCCTGAATATCGGTCCCCACCACCCAGCGACCCACGGCGTGCTCCACGTCAAAGCGGTGCTGGACGGCGAACAGGTCGCGGACGTCGAACCCGACATCGGCTACCTCCACCGCTGTGAGGAGCAGATGTGCCAGCAGGGGACGTACCGCCACCAGATCATGCCCTACCCCGACCGGTGGGACTACTCGTCGGCGGGGCTGCTCAACGAGTGGGCGTACGCCCGGGTGGCGGAGGACCTGAACGACATCGAGGTACCCGAGTACGCCCAAGTCATCCGGACGATGAGCGCCGAACTGTGCCGCATCGCGGCCCACATGCTGGCGCTCGGTACGTTCTGTCTGGACATCTACGGCGACTTCACGGCCATCTTCATGTACGCCATGCGCGACCGCGAGAAGGTCCAGAACATTCTGGAGGACCTCACCGGCCAGCGCATGATGTTCAACTACTTCCGACTCGGCGGGGTCGTCTGGGACCTGCCCGAGCCCCGCGAGGAGTTCTTCGGCAAGATTCGGGACTTCATCGACGACCTGCCCGAAACCCTCGAAGAGTACCACGACCTCATCACGGGCAACGAAATCTTCCAGACGCGCACCATCGACACCGGCGTCCTCGAACCCGAGACGGCCAAGCAGTACGGCTGTACCGGTCCGGTCGCCCGCGGGTCGGGCATCGATTACGACCTGCGCCGCGACGACCCCTACGGCTACTACGACGAACTCGACTGGGACGTCGTCACCGAAGACGGCTGTGACAACTTCGCTCGCCTGCTCGTCCGCATGCGCGAGGTCGAGGAGTCCGCGAAAATCATCAGCCAGTGTGTCGACATTCTGGAGGACTGGCCGGAGGACGAGCGCAACATTCAGGCGAACGTCCCCCGGACGCTCAAGCCCGACCCCGACACCGAGGTCTACCGCGCCGTCGAAGGCGCGAAGGGCGAACTCGGCATCTACATCCGGTCGGACGGCACCGACAAGCCCGGCCGGTTCAAGATTCGGAGCCCCTGTTTCAACAACCTCCACTCGCTGGAGGCGATGGCCGAGGGCGAGTACGTCCCGGACCTCGTGGCCGCACTGGGTAGCCTCGACGTGATTCTCGGGGAGGTGGACCGCTGA